In Onychostoma macrolepis isolate SWU-2019 chromosome 14, ASM1243209v1, whole genome shotgun sequence, a single window of DNA contains:
- the rhogd gene encoding ras homolog gene family, member Gd, with amino-acid sequence MQTIKCVVVGDGAVGKTCLLISYTTNAFPEEYIPTVFDNYSAQMSVDGRTVSLNLWDTAGQEEYDRLRTLSYPQTNVFIICFSIGSPSSFANVRHKWHPEVLHHCPSVPILLVGTKRDLRSDAETLKKLKEQGLAPTSHQQGGALAKQIGAVKYMECSALLQEGVREVFVEAVRAVLYPVTKKNAKKCVLL; translated from the coding sequence ATGCAGACCATTAAGTGTGTGGTGGTGGGCGACGGGGCGGTGGGCAAGACGTGCCTCCTCATCTCCTACACCACCAACGCCTTTCCCGAGGAGTACATCCCCACCGTGTTCGACAACTACAGCGCTCAGATGAGCGTGGACGGCCGAACGGTCAGCCTCAACCTGTGGGACACGGCGGGCCAGGAGGAGTACGACCGCCTGCGCACGCTCTCCTACCCGCAGACCAACGTCTTCATCATCTGCTTCTCCATCGGCAGCCCCTCGTCCTTCGCCAACGTGCGGCACAAGTGGCACCCCGAGGTGTTGCACCACTGCCCCAGCGTGCCCATCCTGCTGGTGGGCACCAAGCGGGACCTGCGCTCGGACGCGGAGACGCTGAAGAAGCTGAAGGAGCAGGGCTTGGCGCCCACCTCTCACCAGCAGGGCGGCGCTCTAGCCAAGCAGATCGGCGCCGTCAAGTACATGGAGTGCTCTGCGCTGCTGCAGGAGGGAGTACGGGAGGTGTTCGTGGAGGCCGTGCGCGCCGTGCTCTACCCCGTTACCAAAAAGAACGCCAAGAAGTGTGTGCTCTTATAG